One window of the Podospora pseudocomata strain CBS 415.72m chromosome 7, whole genome shotgun sequence genome contains the following:
- a CDS encoding hypothetical protein (EggNog:ENOG503Q3K5; COG:S) gives MEQHRYTPHDYATSNVLAWTTTNSANVEPSVEEDAGADTDEPPDCPPPMSPLSNHFKRTAIRRGSEQHESLLTKAFQSHSDEESHDATSLARRRRRSITSNFSIASTAELTCDTGLTTPARTSSPSPRFSSIGFVPLMGKTPVPVVRIERDSDAAVQALAKKRCISFACAAKPKTDDKVSMPPPPKPTDNGTKSQAAPKKTTIKFACPAAPPKTAGAQTRPMTPVPRDVRVQKPRTPSTVRARPSTPRRTSNSPIAIQSKKWIAANANDLDSENAHFHEFASETPQEDDWIRHDDVHKPKLTIQDTLQKEMEIRKLGKEAEEEAEAEEEELDEEVDEDEDGEEDDDDDESPNGDDGDDDDDLDDEADEEEVEEEEEDDVNVGYNWDDEASDGYKTDNEIGFAESDDEDDGLLLWTTRVGHHQTLSGAVLSAARRLSVGESSDSSAGEGKSNLVRKKTKRSRSRPVPFRPATPELPDSTDFVCGTLDEDRPLEDAYISCVEARKRDKVPVIPQDIDPSFPTSDIEDEPEEPYGKGYGESDEHGWLHGEFEDLHHERDRRGRKSGKGPSPKRFRSPPPKRRLSPAPKMRGRSPLKPTERASPRRFKSPAPISMAYRSSASPSPGQDSDHVAFKALAFRPGLGLPHTKSLPKAPGMFLKQKARKAKVAAEEKDSTHVRGAIDIVKGLEQKRQRRKEKYHQKYCSRARKEKAKEKAHPKRTIPGEGAERMRELGLTMAGKNPGHYVLSI, from the coding sequence ATGGAACAACACCGATACACACCTCACGACTATGCGACATCAAATGTGTTGGCATGGACCACGACAAACTCCGCCAATGTGGAGCCATcagtggaagaagatgcGGGGGCTGATACGGACGAGCCACCGGATTGTCCGCCGCCAATGTCCCCCTTATCAAATCACTTCAAGCGAACTGCCATCCGCCGAGGCAGCGAGCAGCACGAATCCCTCCTGACCAAGGCTTTCCAAAGCCATTCAGATGAGGAATCTCACGATGCGACGTCTCTTGCTAGAAGGCGGAGACgctccatcaccagcaactTCAGCATCGCCTCGACTGCTGAGCTGACCTGCGATACCGGGCTTACCACGCCTGCGCGCACCAGCTCACCCAGCCCTCGCTTCTCCAGCATCGGCTTCGTTCCCCTCATGGGCAAGACGCCCGTGCCGGTTGTGCGCATTGAGCGGGATAGCGACGCCGCGGTACAGGCCTTGGCCAAGAAGAGATGCATCTCTTTTGCCTGCGCGGCGAAGCCCAAGACCGATGATAAGGTCTCgatgccaccacctcccaagcccacAGATAATGGGACGAAGTCGCAAGCGGCACCGAAGAAAACCACCATCAAGTTCGCCTGCCCCGCTGCGCCCCCCAAGACGGCGGGCGCACAGACTCGCCCGATGACTCCTGTTCCCAGAGATGTTCGTGTTCAGAAGCCACGGACTCCCTCGACGGTTCGGGCACGGCCCTCGACACCCCGCAGAACTTCCAACAGCCCCATTGCCATTCAGAGCAAGAAGTGGATTGCTGCTAATGCCAATGACCTTGACAGCGAGAATGCTCACTTTCACGAGTTCGCCAGTGAAACTCCCCAAGAAGATGACTGGATCAGGCATGATGATGTCCACAAGCCCAAGCTGACCATCCAGGATACGCTTCaaaaggagatggagatccGGAAGCTCGGCAAGgaagctgaagaggaggcggaggctgaggaggaagagctcgatgaagaagtggatgaggacgaagatggcgaggaagatgacgatgacgatgagtCTCCGAatggcgatgatggggacgacgacgatgatctGGACGACGAggctgacgaggaagaggttgaagaggaagaggaagacgacgtCAATGTTGGATACAACTGGGATGACGAGGCTTCTGACGGCTACAAAACCGACAACGAAATTGGTTTTGCCGAGtccgacgatgaagatgatgggtTACTTCTCTGGACCACCCGCGTTGGTCACCATCAGACTCTGTCTGGGGCTGTTTTGTCGGCTGCTCGGAGACTGTCTGTCGGCGAGAGTTCTGATTCCTCTGCCGGTGAGGGCAAGTCGAACCTTGTTCGCAAGAAGACAAAGCGCTCCAGATCCCGCCCCGTACCCTTCCGCCCTGCCACTCCTGAGCTTCCCGACAGCACCGATTTTGTCTGCGGTACTTTGGATGAGGACAGGCCGCTGGAGGATGCCTACATCTCTTGCGTAGAGGCGCGGAAGCGCGACAAGGTGCCAGTCATTCCTCAGGATATCGATCCCAGTTTCCCCACCTCGGACATCGAAGACGAACCCGAAGAGCCCTATGGCAAGGGTTATGGAGAGAGCGACGAGCATGGCTGGCTTCACGGCGAGTTCGAGGACCTGCACCACGAGCGTGACCGTCGCGGACGCAAGAGCGGCAAGGGCCCATCTCCCAAGCGATTCCGCTCGCCCCCTCCCAAGCGCCGTCTTTCTCCCGCCCCTAAGATGCGCGGCCGTTCTCCCCTGAAGCCCACTGAGCGCGCTTCCCCTCGCAGGTTCAAGTCACCAGCCCCGATTTCCATGGCGTACAGGTCTTCTGCCTCGCCCTCACCTGGTCAGGACAGCGATCACGTTGCTTTCAAGGCACTTGCATTCCGCCCTGGTCTCGGCCTCCCCCACACCAAGTCCCTTCCCAAGGCACCGGGCATGTTTCTGAAGCAGAAGGCccgcaaggccaaggttgccgccgaggagaaggactcGACCCATGTCCGCGGTGCCATTGACATTGTCAAGGGTCTCGAACAGAAGAGACAGCGTCGCAAGGAAAAGTACCACCAAAAGTACTGTAGCCGCGCGCGCAAGGAAaaggcgaaggagaaggctcACCCGAAACGCACGATCCCCGGCGAGGGAGCAGAGCGTATGAGGGAGCTTGGTCTCACGATGGCGGGCAAGAATCCCGGTCATTATGTTCTTTCCATCTAA